The following proteins come from a genomic window of Neofelis nebulosa isolate mNeoNeb1 chromosome 5, mNeoNeb1.pri, whole genome shotgun sequence:
- the CD200R1 gene encoding cell surface glycoprotein CD200 receptor 1 isoform X3, which yields MPCILRTFGLWLLLILTVSLVAANTSLSKPVDTKAVLSCPRITQKAVLVTIRWEIILRDKPSCTRAYRRDTNETRAINCSDKTISWDSRPDQNPALQINPVAITHDGYYRCEVVTTHGHFYHGYHLTVLVPPDVTLFQLENGTIVCRAAAGKPAAQISWTPGGDCHTVEEPLGNDTVTVQSSCRWEDHRVSNVSCSVSHLTGNRSLSTERNSGVQSVVYVRTVYIILPILIILVIVGSICLWKIRVCRKCKLKKREANSVVEEDEMQPYASYTEKNNPLYDTVSQVKRSDVLQNEADGLCLHTSYITGI from the exons ATGCCCTGCATTTTGAGGACTTTTGGCCTATGGCTTCTACTGATTTTGACTGTCTCCTTAGTGGCTG ctAACACTTCCCTGTCTAAACCTGTGGATACAAAGGCTGTGCTCTCTTGCCCTCGGATCACCCAGAAAGCTGTGCTGGTAACAATAAGATGGGAAATAATCCTCAGAGACAAGCCTTCCTGCACCAGAGCCTACAGGAGAGATACAAATGAGACCAGGGCCATAAACTGTAGTGACAAGACAATATCCTGGGACTCCAGACCTGATCAGAATCCCGCCCTTCAGATCAATCCAGTGGCCATCACTCATGATGGATATTACAGGTGTGAAGTGGTCACAACTCATGGGCATTTCTATCATGGATATCACCTGACAGTGTTAG TGCCCCCCGACGTGACCCTGTTTCAACTTGAGAATGGAACTATCGTGTGTAGGGCAGCTGCAGGGAAGCCAGCGGCGCAGATCTCCTGGACCCCAGGGGGAGATTGTCACACTGTGGAAGAGCCACTGGGCAATGACACAGTGACCGTCCAGAGTTCGTGCCGCTGGGAGGACCACCGGGTGTCTAATGTGTCCTGCTCTGTGTCCCATCTGACTGGCAACAGGAGTCTGTCCACTGAGAGGAATTCAG GAGTCCAGTCAGTAGTATACGTCAGAACTGTATATATCATCTTGCCTATTTTGATTATCTTGGTCATTGTAGGATCCATTTGCCTTTGGAAAATCCGTGTCTGCAG aaaatgcaaattaaaaaaaagagaagctaaTTCAGTTGTTGAGGAG GATGAAATGCAGCCCTATGCCAGCTACACAGAGAAGAACAATCCACTTTATGATACTGTGAGCCAGGTGAAGAGGTCTGACGTGTTACAAAATGAAGCTGATGGGCTGTGTCTCCATACTTCATACATTACTGGAATCTAG
- the CD200R1 gene encoding cell surface glycoprotein CD200 receptor 1 isoform X1: MPCILRTFGLWLLLILTVSLVAETRTLVTPSNGLRPKMSKDNDSAASTNSSLMDRQQRSFILPVEANTSLSKPVDTKAVLSCPRITQKAVLVTIRWEIILRDKPSCTRAYRRDTNETRAINCSDKTISWDSRPDQNPALQINPVAITHDGYYRCEVVTTHGHFYHGYHLTVLVPPDVTLFQLENGTIVCRAAAGKPAAQISWTPGGDCHTVEEPLGNDTVTVQSSCRWEDHRVSNVSCSVSHLTGNRSLSTERNSGVQSVVYVRTVYIILPILIILVIVGSICLWKIRVCRKCKLKKREANSVVEEDEMQPYASYTEKNNPLYDTVSQVKRSDVLQNEADGLCLHTSYITGI, from the exons ATGCCCTGCATTTTGAGGACTTTTGGCCTATGGCTTCTACTGATTTTGACTGTCTCCTTAGTGGCTG AAACGAGAACTCTGGTTACACCAAGCAACGGATTAAGGCCAAAAATGAGCAAGGACAATGACAGTGCAG CTTCAACAAACAGTTCACTTATGGACAGACAACAGAGAAGTTTCATACTTCCTGTGGAAG ctAACACTTCCCTGTCTAAACCTGTGGATACAAAGGCTGTGCTCTCTTGCCCTCGGATCACCCAGAAAGCTGTGCTGGTAACAATAAGATGGGAAATAATCCTCAGAGACAAGCCTTCCTGCACCAGAGCCTACAGGAGAGATACAAATGAGACCAGGGCCATAAACTGTAGTGACAAGACAATATCCTGGGACTCCAGACCTGATCAGAATCCCGCCCTTCAGATCAATCCAGTGGCCATCACTCATGATGGATATTACAGGTGTGAAGTGGTCACAACTCATGGGCATTTCTATCATGGATATCACCTGACAGTGTTAG TGCCCCCCGACGTGACCCTGTTTCAACTTGAGAATGGAACTATCGTGTGTAGGGCAGCTGCAGGGAAGCCAGCGGCGCAGATCTCCTGGACCCCAGGGGGAGATTGTCACACTGTGGAAGAGCCACTGGGCAATGACACAGTGACCGTCCAGAGTTCGTGCCGCTGGGAGGACCACCGGGTGTCTAATGTGTCCTGCTCTGTGTCCCATCTGACTGGCAACAGGAGTCTGTCCACTGAGAGGAATTCAG GAGTCCAGTCAGTAGTATACGTCAGAACTGTATATATCATCTTGCCTATTTTGATTATCTTGGTCATTGTAGGATCCATTTGCCTTTGGAAAATCCGTGTCTGCAG aaaatgcaaattaaaaaaaagagaagctaaTTCAGTTGTTGAGGAG GATGAAATGCAGCCCTATGCCAGCTACACAGAGAAGAACAATCCACTTTATGATACTGTGAGCCAGGTGAAGAGGTCTGACGTGTTACAAAATGAAGCTGATGGGCTGTGTCTCCATACTTCATACATTACTGGAATCTAG
- the CD200R1 gene encoding cell surface glycoprotein CD200 receptor 1 isoform X2, whose translation MPCILRTFGLWLLLILTVSLVAASTNSSLMDRQQRSFILPVEANTSLSKPVDTKAVLSCPRITQKAVLVTIRWEIILRDKPSCTRAYRRDTNETRAINCSDKTISWDSRPDQNPALQINPVAITHDGYYRCEVVTTHGHFYHGYHLTVLVPPDVTLFQLENGTIVCRAAAGKPAAQISWTPGGDCHTVEEPLGNDTVTVQSSCRWEDHRVSNVSCSVSHLTGNRSLSTERNSGVQSVVYVRTVYIILPILIILVIVGSICLWKIRVCRKCKLKKREANSVVEEDEMQPYASYTEKNNPLYDTVSQVKRSDVLQNEADGLCLHTSYITGI comes from the exons ATGCCCTGCATTTTGAGGACTTTTGGCCTATGGCTTCTACTGATTTTGACTGTCTCCTTAGTGGCTG CTTCAACAAACAGTTCACTTATGGACAGACAACAGAGAAGTTTCATACTTCCTGTGGAAG ctAACACTTCCCTGTCTAAACCTGTGGATACAAAGGCTGTGCTCTCTTGCCCTCGGATCACCCAGAAAGCTGTGCTGGTAACAATAAGATGGGAAATAATCCTCAGAGACAAGCCTTCCTGCACCAGAGCCTACAGGAGAGATACAAATGAGACCAGGGCCATAAACTGTAGTGACAAGACAATATCCTGGGACTCCAGACCTGATCAGAATCCCGCCCTTCAGATCAATCCAGTGGCCATCACTCATGATGGATATTACAGGTGTGAAGTGGTCACAACTCATGGGCATTTCTATCATGGATATCACCTGACAGTGTTAG TGCCCCCCGACGTGACCCTGTTTCAACTTGAGAATGGAACTATCGTGTGTAGGGCAGCTGCAGGGAAGCCAGCGGCGCAGATCTCCTGGACCCCAGGGGGAGATTGTCACACTGTGGAAGAGCCACTGGGCAATGACACAGTGACCGTCCAGAGTTCGTGCCGCTGGGAGGACCACCGGGTGTCTAATGTGTCCTGCTCTGTGTCCCATCTGACTGGCAACAGGAGTCTGTCCACTGAGAGGAATTCAG GAGTCCAGTCAGTAGTATACGTCAGAACTGTATATATCATCTTGCCTATTTTGATTATCTTGGTCATTGTAGGATCCATTTGCCTTTGGAAAATCCGTGTCTGCAG aaaatgcaaattaaaaaaaagagaagctaaTTCAGTTGTTGAGGAG GATGAAATGCAGCCCTATGCCAGCTACACAGAGAAGAACAATCCACTTTATGATACTGTGAGCCAGGTGAAGAGGTCTGACGTGTTACAAAATGAAGCTGATGGGCTGTGTCTCCATACTTCATACATTACTGGAATCTAG